Genomic segment of Ischnura elegans chromosome 12, ioIscEleg1.1, whole genome shotgun sequence:
aactatttaggcagtacgttagaggaaaacggatacagtagtaaggacatcaggaagagaattgcattagcgaaggaggcgtttgtgaacaggaaggagcttctaagaggatcgttatgtaagagtttaaagaaaaggttagtgaagagtttgatctgtattgtagctctctacggtgcggaaacgtggacactgaggaaagaagacgagagaatattggaggcattagagatgtgggtatggagaagaatggagagggtgaaatggacggagaggaaaaggaaggacgaagtgctggatatggtttgcgaggagaggcagcttttagatgagatacggaggagacaaggtatggatggagttaatgcttagcggtgaggggatgttgaaaatggtgttagagggtagaatgttagggaaacgagggaggggaaggaaaagaataggatttttagatagattgaaagagagtaggccttactgtgaattaaagaaggcagtgctggaaggaaagggaggctcccagatcacttcttgagtactccatggaaacctaccttaatcggtagaatactataataacgTAATTTCATCCCTTGCGCGATAcacagaaatcattttttccattatttgcagTTATATATGCATCCATCATCAGACCCGCCTTGttcttttatctaaaaatcctgccatgtgaccatgagtTCCCAGTTCTCTAGGTactatacttcccgagcaacaccgggtggcctgctgATAATCAATACATTTCAAATGACATTTCTATCACCAGTTATGacttttgaaaaaaacattatcagcctCTCACTTCAATGGAGTGTGCGATATTTTTAGCAAATCTATCtttagccaaaacaaacaaactggtTTGTCTACCCACGCGTGAACATGCCACGCATAATTGTCCGTATGAAGAACACGTTGTgcctcaaagccacaaaaagacaTCGATTGGCCTTGAGACTtctcattgcgaatgccaatctaattggaaattgacCCCGTAAGTATTCAATTGTATTCAATCTGTCGAAATAATAGAGTttcatagtaataatatttctccttgtaacatgccattcataatttatggtgGTAGAAAAAGAGATTTCAGacgacataaacaatactgacggtcaaaaattattacggaggcttccacggtaggttaattggtgattgtttttcgggttcattccgcgttgactcatattctgcagacgacagtttcgggcgcgttccagcttcCGTCTTCGGGACCCGAACACGCCCGAAACcttcgtccgcaaaatatgagtcaatgctgaataaacccgaaaaacaatcaccaatactgacggtcgtcaaggggacagtaagccaaaaacgctaaaatttcagctttttttggatgttttttttctaaattcaccgtaaatcacgtgaAAAACAAAATGCGAGGGCAAGCATAAGAATgtgtatttctttttctttctaatgGTATAtggtaggtatggtatttggaggaggcgaccgacagctgaggtcatttgcgccatgatacactctagccaccacaccaacctgatccccctccaatggtatatgtctcaacttaatgtgaccGTTATCACTAACTAAagtatgcaaaagaaaaaaggtctgcagtcattaaaaacgaattttacatgtatttcttatgggaataactcagggcccattccaggacCTCATGagccctggagaagaatgaaaaatagtttacaacacatactcagtcctactgaacatactcaccaaatttcatggaaatcgctgcagccgtttcggaggagtttgtctacaaaaaaaccgtgacacgagaattttatatattagatacATACGTAaccaaaacaatttgttttcgattttttgttttatattttctgatgtaattaaaaaatgaaaaacactgggtaatatttcacttgtaaaaatacTTAAGGAAAGTGGGATCtggtactgctaattttgccatggcgCAACTGGGTACgtaaatgtcacaacttggtgcAAATATGAAATCTGCAACCGTTTGCAGTCTTTGATGAAGCCTGCTTAACCTCTGTTTCAAATATGATAcgtctgatttttttaatcatttccttaTATTTAAAAGTGTCTCCAAGTGCTCAGCTCCGCATGTATCTTAGTTCAATGGAGTCATACTTCATCATAGTCCATACATTctgcgcttgaaaatattcagcTGTTTTCCATCACTCTCTAGAATATGGTGGTTGATGGCGAAAGATTCCAGTTTTGCTGTTATTCTACAATGAGTGGCATTAAGAAAGGTAAGTACCATTTATTGATAACTATTTTACTCGGTTTTAATAACATGACCTTATGTAACACCATTAATGTGTGTGAATGCATTTATGTTTATAAAACCCTTTTCTTGTGATTGCTGAATTATTTGTGCGTATCATAggttataattaaattaatattatttttttgttaaaaggtttaacattttttaaggggatgaaaattttttttaggtCTATTTGTCCAGCAAAATGaagcaaaagccaattttctgtggaaaatacaCATTCTGGTCTCTAAGAGGTTAATTTTATGCACCAATATTTTGGCGAGTCTCTCAAACTGGAGGATCCACCCAAGCCTCAATTTTAGCAGGCGCTTAACTGATTAACTCAATTTTCGGTTTCAAATTGATCATTTATTCAGAGCATCGAGAATGGACGCTCGGCTTTCAATGTTATGGCCCCGGacgattttgaaaattgaattaaagtGGCGTTGGAATGGACGAACGCGTATACAACgtcaatattttcatgaacttcatGATTTATCATGCGAGCACGGGTGCTAGAGGTGCcaaatcgtaatttttttgtgTGCGTTCCGCGTTCGAGTTATTTTCGGAAACGAGAAAGGATGAGGGCACGCCTTTTAATTTCACTCCATTGGGAGTTGGAAATTGCGTCCCTCGTGACGGATTGAAACACTACGGTGATACGTCGGGCGTTGAAAAAATGGATGAAGTTAAGCGTGGTTAGTCGGAGCGTATTCCTATGAATGCAGTACGATGGCGATTTGTAGCCAAAATGTTCCCCAAAATCGACACATCATCGTCATTGAAAAGCCTCCGGCTgttttgttataattttcacaCGGACGAAACGGTGCTAGGGAACAATTCACTTGACATCGAGTACACTTTAAATGCGGCTCACGAATCAAAGCATTAGATTACCGCCGTCTGGCCATcataatagaattttaatttctgatACTAGTGGTATGACCAGTCGATATATCGGCTTACGTTCTAAGTCATGGGTCTTTAAACGTTTCAATGTAAGGGCCACATAATATAATTTCTAcatataagcaatgaaaaaacgAATCAGCGCCGGTAATTTAATGTCCTCAAAAATTTGAgtataagcatggaaaatatttcgtttaaaaaaattaaggggaaCTAATTAGAATCCTGTccttaattttatgcaataaatacgTGAGACGAATGGTATTGccattttgacttcaaaatttcattaaaatgagatTTCAGATTAGATGAGCCATTTGTAAGAATTGTAAGTAAACACACATTTATTTGGCGGGCCGGATTACACTATGTGTCGGGCCTGATGTGTGCCACTGGCCATAGTTTGAAAACCCCTATTCTAGGGGTAGTATGTGGTACGAATTTTATGTGATGCACATGATTTCCACGTTATTAACtgaaaaaatgtctttttcgcGTCATTTATTGCATGCATAACTTAAAATGAGACTGTGTGCGGCGGAATGCTTACACCACGAAGGTAATTTCGTGGGCACGATAAAAGGCCACTTTCTCGATATTTAAAAGGAATAAAGCTGATGTGtttggtcttaaatatcaatcTAAGTCCTAAGTAAGCAATTCAAAAATGCAATATATCCCTTTAGCGCCTAGCGTGTTCATATGATCACAGCAAACATTTGTTGCTCCACGTAACCCTCCCTTCCGCATTTCTCAAAATTTCGTTGTGGGTTTTTGGTAACAATATCTCGATACATTTGTTGTCCAAATGACAAAATATTAAGTCCTTTCAACTGAATGTTTTTGATACACAGCTTTCTTAAAGTGGCGGTCTACCTTCACTGCTCCGCGTGAATGCATAACTTCAGTTAACTACACAGTacaagaacatttttattttaattcggaTACATTCTGGTTCATGAGCTTAGAATACTTCAATGTACtctacataataatatttttataaaatgtttgcaaataataatattatttagaagaAAACTCCATTGCTACGGTACTCGTACGATCACGCTAGGCGTAGCAATGGAGTTCCACGGAGAAGGCAGCCTTACGAACGCTTCTTTCGATAAAGGTAATAAGGTATTTCTCATTCGTGAAAATGTGATAAGGCGCTGGTGTTTCACAGCTTTTATGTTATTCTTTTCACTTTATGGCTGCGAGTGAAGAATTGTATGCCGATTATTACCTATTTAGCGTGTGTGCAGTGAAGCTACTTTGGATCACATTTTCACATCTGTAAATACTCTCGTTTGAAGCGTTGCATCGCTACAAATTGTATCTAGGTTCTCCTTTACAATGtagctacaaataaaataagttatgcaATACTTTTATGCAACAATACCAGTCAGAAAGCCATGAAACCGGAGTGTGGAATTTTACAATGTAACAAAGGTGTTTCAcggtttttttctctgtgtaatgATTCGACTGAAATTTCATTGATGTGTGGGTCCTTTCAGGAGGTAGACGTTCTTTTCTTCTCTAAAAGGCCGAGATATAATACAATCACTCGCTTTATATTCAATATTGAACGTGACGTGTGGGATACACGTGCATCGGAGACAATGAACTCTAATAGGTAAGTATGCTTAGATTTACCACGGCAATTATAATTGAAATCTTTATAGATTATTGATTCAATGCGACTGTTTTTAGGGGAATGACTCTTCAAGAAGTTCTATCTGCACTGGAAGATGACCAGGACGATGTTTTAGGCATCTACATAGAACCTCCAGAGAGTAACGTGTTATCTGACGAAGATTCAGCGGAGGAGGATGGCGGTGGCTTCATTGATAATCTGTCTGGTCGTCAACTTCGAGCAGGTGCTGAAATATTAGTGAGTACTCAACGAGGGGAATGTGAAAGTGATGGTCTTGAGACGAGTGACAAACGGGTAAACTCAAAGAGGAAGAAAGTGAAACGAGTATTGACTACTTGGAAAGATGAAGATCTCtgtgtaaaaaattcattatttccgGACGCAAATTATTGTGACATTGGTGAGAAGTCGCCTACTGAAATTTTCGAGTtgttttttgatgatgaattaatTAACTTCCTAATTTTAAGTCAAAAGTTTTTGCCGCATTGCAGAATTTTCGTAATTTGAATATAACAGTTGCTGAAATGAAGGTCTTCCTGGGAATTTTGATCCTCTCGGGTTATAATAATGTTCCCAGTAAACGTGATTACTGGGATTCATCTGGTGACTTACGTAATGAATTTGTTGTCGATGCTATACGCCGCGATAGATTTTTACAAATATCTAGGTTTTTACACTGTGCAAATAATTGCCAGCCTAATGCAGAAGATAAATTGTGGAAACTGAGGCCAATTATGAATATGTTGAAAAAGCGATTTCTAGCTATTTTCCGTCCTGAGGAGCATCTGGATTTTGATGAGTGCATGATTGAATATTTTGGACAACACCCGTGTAAACAGTTCCTACGCGGTAAGCCTTTTAGGTTTGGCTATAAAGTATGGTCTCTAAATACCACTGCCGGATATTTAGTGAACTTTGATGTTTATCAAGGTAGAAACCCTGCATCAAATTCTGAGTACGAGAAAATGGTAGGGAAATGTGCTGCAACTCTTCTACAAATGCTGGACGAAAttccacaagaaaaaaaaaccttgcctataaactatattttgataatttatttaccGGGTTTGAACTTCTAAAGGAGCTTAGGCCCAGGGGCTATGGAGCCACTGGAACTATTAGAGAAAACCGTATTCCAAAAGACTATCCAATAATGCCATCTAACGAAATACGCAATAAACAAAGgggtttttatgataaattccTCAGTAAGGAGGACGGCATCCTTTTGGAAAAATGGGTAGACAATTCCACAGCTCGCGTGGCTACCACCTGCCATAGCATTCAGCCCGTAGCTCCTGTGCGGCGATTTTCACGGGCAGAAATGAGGAATGTTCGCATTCCTCGCCCATCAGTGATTTCAGAGTACAACCGTTACATGGGGGGAACGGACAGAATGGACGAGAATGTGTCCTGCTACAGAATAGGGATAAGAGGTAAAAAGTGGTGGTGGTGCATATTCACATGGCTAGTGGACGTGTCACTGAACAATGCATGGGTTCTTCATAAGAAATCAGGAAAAACGCTCTCACAATTACAGTTTCGTCGCAGCTTCGTCCAAGTGTATCTGACAAAATACAAAAATCCTCCTATTAGTGTAGGGCGGCCTTTGATATCAAGGATAGTATCCACGTCCGAGTAAGTGATGAAATTCGCCTCGACGGTATTGGCGATTTGATTGAACCATGCAATCGACGACGCTGTGCAGGTGAATATTGCCAAAGTACTATTCGTACCCAATGTGTGAAATGTGGCTTAGGGCTTTGTGTACCATGTTTTGCaaactttcataaaaaatgaatttctttgctGTTCACATTACGTTTATGCCTTTTTgacatatgttaatttgacaTGGCCATATGACATATAGTTATTATGACAATGCTTCATTTGTAAAAACCATAAATCATTTGTCCAGAAGAACaaataaatatgacttaaaaattgatatgttttatatttttcaaagactttatCCGGGGAGCAAGATAAATGCAGTGATTATTCGAAGAGTTGAATTACGCGAGCGGGGATGCTACTGCTACGGTATCCGCCTAGTGTGATCATATGGACAcaagtcattttcatgaaaccactgcacataCTTCTATAATATTTGGGATTTATGTTTTTCAGTAAATAGCGATCAATccctgaaaagaggaaaaaatcggaggaaaaaaaatattccggcgTTAGAGGGATATGGAGTGAAACCTTAaaccaaatataaattatttttaatttttacattttgaaaaaaatcgaaattttatggCATAATCATGAACGAATGATATTAGCCgatttagaaataattatatatgtAATACTAACAACGTTTTTCCAGGTATTACAATACTTTCCTAGAACAAAA
This window contains:
- the LOC124169561 gene encoding piggyBac transposable element-derived protein 3-like yields the protein MTLQEVLSALEDDQDDVLGIYIEPPESNVLSDEDSAEEDGGGFIDNLSGRQLRAGAEILVSTQRGECESDGLETSDKRVNSKRKKVKRVLTTWKDEDLCSKVFAALQNFRNLNITVAEMKVFLGILILSGYNNVPSKRDYWDSSGDLRNEFVVDAIRRDRFLQISRFLHCANNCQPNAEDKLWKLRPIMNMLKKRFLAIFRPEEHLDFDECMIEYFGQHPCKQFLRGKPFRFGYKVWSLNTTAGYLVNFDVYQGRNPASNSEYEKMELRPRGYGATGTIRENRIPKDYPIMPSNEIRNKQRGFYDKFLSKEDGILLEKWVDNSTARVATTCHSIQPVAPVRRFSRAEMRNVRIPRPSVISEYNRYMGGTDRMDENVSCYRIGIRGKKWWWCIFTWLVDVSLNNAWVLHKKSGKTLSQLQFRRSFVQVYLTKYKNPPISVGRPLISRIVSTSE